From Flavobacterium alkalisoli, the proteins below share one genomic window:
- a CDS encoding annexin → MTKKNKIVLGIVAGLAATVIIYNVVKKKTDISGNGDPTGNGTGSTNPSVPFNANTIAEKLYDAMKNTGTDEDAIFSALRNVTQAQFAQVVAAFKYRSYNSTAGNQINYIPWGDPLPLKDLPYWLKNELSSSDYQKLSLKFPNYL, encoded by the coding sequence ATGACAAAAAAAAATAAAATAGTCTTAGGCATTGTTGCAGGACTGGCCGCAACGGTTATAATCTACAATGTAGTAAAAAAGAAAACGGATATTTCCGGGAATGGCGACCCAACCGGCAACGGTACAGGTTCTACTAACCCTTCAGTACCTTTCAATGCAAATACAATAGCTGAAAAGCTCTATGATGCCATGAAAAACACCGGTACGGATGAAGATGCCATTTTCAGTGCGCTTAGGAATGTAACACAGGCTCAGTTTGCACAGGTTGTAGCTGCCTTTAAATACAGAAGCTATAACAGTACTGCCGGCAATCAAATCAATTACATTCCTTGGGGAGATCCTTTGCCTTTAAAGGATTTGCCTTACTGGCTTAAAAACGAATTAAGCTCGAGCGATTACCAAAAGTTAAGCCTAAAATTTCCAAACTACTTATAA
- a CDS encoding carboxypeptidase regulatory-like domain-containing protein, whose protein sequence is MPYKISGKVVGDDGYPIYQQALIAELNNQGQQVANILSSEETGSYVFFAENENSTIRISSPGYKEQIFLAKAVPSEITLYPLDSSVINFTRPKPDRTGLYLALGTLAAVAITAIAIGRKDKKAKAQDSKPKAKPVATAKPKVKTVTV, encoded by the coding sequence ATGCCTTACAAAATTTCGGGTAAAGTTGTCGGGGATGATGGCTACCCAATATATCAGCAAGCTTTAATAGCAGAATTGAACAATCAAGGTCAGCAAGTGGCAAATATTCTAAGTTCTGAAGAAACTGGGAGCTATGTTTTTTTTGCTGAGAACGAAAACTCAACAATCAGGATTTCAAGCCCCGGATATAAAGAACAGATATTTTTAGCTAAGGCTGTACCTTCAGAAATAACCTTATACCCTTTGGATTCATCAGTAATAAACTTTACAAGGCCAAAGCCTGACAGAACCGGGCTTTATTTAGCATTAGGAACACTGGCCGCTGTAGCCATTACGGCCATAGCAATAGGCAGGAAAGATAAAAAAGCCAAAGCCCAGGACTCCAAACCTAAAGCGAAACCCGTTGCAACGGCTAAGCCTAAAGTTAAAACAGTAACAGTATAA